A stretch of DNA from Methanogenium sp. S4BF:
CAGCGACTGGATAGCATCCGGCGATATGTTTGCGCACCATGCTGCCGAAATGCCTATTGAAGAATACTGGAAGGCATATGCGTTGCCGCAGGCAGAGAAAGCAGTGCGTGCCGCTGGCATTCTCCCGCAGACACCAACATCGCCACTTGGCGTACAAAACCTATTTGGATACGACACCCCCAGCCCGGTTCAGCATCTTACCGAAACCATGCCTCTCCCCGAAGGGCCCCTCCTTATGATTATTGAGGACCAGACAGGCAGCGGTAAAACAGAAGCAGCAATCACTGCGACACACCGCCTCCTTGCCCGAGGTGATGCTGACGGATTCTTCTTCGCCCTCCCCACAACAGCCACGGCAAACAGTATGTATGAAAGGATGGAGTCAGCATATCGCCGCTTGTATACAGAGGATGCACATCCATGGCTGATCCTCTCCCATGGGTCAAGAAAACTGTCACCAGGATTCCGTAGGATAGTTCACATCGGCCCCGAAGGAGAAAAAACCAGAAATCAAAATGATATTGGAAATAACGAATATCCACCAGCTGAATGCTCGGCCTGGATAGCAGACAACAGGAAAAAATCACTTCTCGCAACCGTAGGGGTGGGAACAGTGGATCAGGCACTTATGGCAGCACTCCCGTTCCGGCATCAGTCCCTGCGCCTTTTAGGCCTTGCAACTCATGTCCTCATTGTCGATGAAGTCCATTCGTATGACTCCTATATGAATAAAATTCTGGAATCCCTGCTTCGATTTCAGGCAGCACTTGGCGGAAGTGTCATTCTTCTGTCAGCAACCCTTCCGACACAAATGAGAAATGATCTTGCCAGGGCATATTGTGAAGGACTTGGACGAAAACAGACACTCCCCCTCCAATCAATGAAATACCCTCTCATTACGCTTTGCTCAGAAAATGGAGCACAGGAAGTATCCCCGGAACGTGAAACAGAAAGAAATCTCAATTATCAGATTACCCCTCTCTCAGAGATACAGGATGTGCATTCAATCATTCTCGAAAAAGCACGATCCGGCAAATGTGTCTGCTGGGTCCGCAACACCGTCACAGACGCTGTGGAATCATACCAGCACATCCGTGAATATGTTGACAGTGACCATGTAATCCTCTTCCATGCACGCTTTATCGCAGCAGACCGTGAACGAATAGAAAATGAGGTGCTTTCCCGCTTTGGAAAACCGTTCAATGAAGAGAAAAGAAAAGGAATGGTTGTCATAGCAACCCAGGTCATCGAACAGTCCCTTGATCTGGATTTTGATTGCCTTATCAGTGATCTGGCCCCGATTGATGCGGTCATACAGAGGGCGGGACGCATGCACAGACATGCAGAATTTCACCTTAATGACGGTATCCCGGAACTCTTTGTGCTGACGCCTGATCCCGAACAGGTGACAGATGACTGGTACAAGAGGATGTTTTCCATCGGAGCATATGTGTATCCCCACCATGGCCAGCTCTGGCTGACGGCAAAGACACTCTGTGAAAAAACGAATATTTCCCTCCCTTCTGATGCACGTATGCTCATAGAATCGGTCTATAGTCCTGAAGCACAGGAATCAATCCCTGAAAGCCTCCGCAACGGAGAGGTTGAAGCACTGGGAAAGGACTTTGGGGATATTTCCATCGCACTGAATAACGCCCTCCCGGTATTTTCAGGTTATTCATGGAAGATGAACTGGATGGATGAAATAGTAACACCAACACGGCTGGGGGAACCTGTGCGTTCATACATCCTTGTTCTTTGGGACGGCTCTTCTGTTACCCCACTTGCAGGGAATAATTCTGGTGACTGGGAAAAAAGTACAATCTCCGTATCGGTCAGAAACATTGCAACCGTTCCTGAATGTGATGGAGAACTGGCAGCTTCAATTGAACATTTCCGCGCATCACTCCCGCAACAGGCAAAATGGTATGAAATACTCCCGTTTATCCAAGATAATGCTGTTTTGAAAGCCAAAGTTTACGATCATCGCCAAAATTGCATTGAGGTATGGTATTCGCATGAAACCGGCATTACATTCTGTAAATGATTTTTTGTGCCCATTATACCAAATTAAGAAATATATTTTAATTTTTTTGAGTTTTAAATGAAAGATAAGGTATATCGTAGATTAAACGGGAGTTTCCATTGTAGAAAGGTGAATGAATGTACCAATTACTGGATAGTCCATGGATTCCGGTGCTGCGTGCGGATGGGACAGTTGAATCGATTCCACCGTTTGCCGTAACAGACAACCATGAAGACAACCCTGTTATATCCATTCAGGCAGTGCGTCCTGATTTCACAGGGTCACTTGTACAGCTTCTTATCGGGTTGGCACAGACTGCGCTTGCTCCCGATAATGACAGAGAATGGAGAGATCTCTATCAGAACCCACCCTCCCCTGAAGAACTCAGAAACGCATTCCGGGAATACGAGTCAGCGTTCGCTCTCGGTCCTGATGTGGGTCGTCCCCTCTTCCTGCAGGAGCAGAACCTTGACGGATCAGTTCTTCCGATATCACGCCTGTTCCTGGAAATGCCCGGTGAAAATGCAGAGAAGAACAACACAGACTTCTTTCTGAAAAGGGGGGAATTTGATAAATTATGCCCTGCATGCGCAGCAGCGGCTCTGTATACCTATCAGACACATGCCTCATTTGGAGGTGCCGGTCATCGTGTCGGACTCAGAGGAGGAGGCCCACTTTCGACAATTGTCCGGGGGGATACGCTCTGGCAGACAATCTGGCTGAACGTCCTTCCAGCATCTGAGATGGGCCGTTTTGGCGATCTCTCGAAAAAGGACCCGGACGCAATATTTTCCTGGCTGGAGCCATGGGATGAAAGCCGGGCAAAGCAGATTGTAAGCCCGTCCATGATGCATCCCTGCCATATGTTCTGGGGAATGCCAAGGAGAATCCGGCTGGAATTTGGTGAAGGAGGGACCTGTGATCTCTGCGGTTCAGAGTCTGATACATCAGTGACGGGGTTTGTGACAAAAGCCAAAGGGATGAACTACGGGTTCTGGCACCACACCCTGACTCCGATTAACACAGATTTAAAAAAGCAGGAGAGTTCGTGCCAGCATGTGCAGCCGGGCGGCATCCCATACCGCTACTGGACGATTGTTATGCAGCCCTCTTCCACGAAAGATTACCAAAAAGAACCTGCACCTGTTGTCACCCATTTCCTTGACAAAAAACTGAGATTTGTATCAAAGAAAAATGGCGATAAATCCTTCCGTGTCTGGTCATCAGGATATGACATGGATAAGGCAAAAGCCAGATGCTACTATGAAGGCACAATGCCGGTCTTTGGAGTTGAGGACACCATTCGGCCAGAATTTGAACAGGCGGCCCAGACATTTGTCGAAAGTGCATCCTATGCTTCAAAGGTAACAATATCTCAGATAAAGGCAGCCCTGTATTCAAATGCAGGAGATGCAAAGGGAGATTTTTCGGTCATCTCATCACGATTCTGGCAGGACACAGAACCCGACTTTTACGATGCTCTTGCGTCAGTGGAAAAAATTCTTCCCGAAAAAGGGTTTGACGGGTTATCAGAAGATGGAGGGCCAAATCATGCATGGTTCACTGTGCTGAGTACGGAAGTGTTCTCCCTTTTTGATGAATATGCCCTCTCTCTCCAGATTGGTGAATCAAACCCGGGGCGGATTGCCCGTGCACGCCGGGATCTGGCCAGAATGCTCTACAGTAAAAAGGGCATTCGTGCATCACTGGGGTTAATCGAGGCATAGATGAGGAACTATCCATGAGTGAAAAAAAGAATTATCTGAAATTTTCCAAGGGTTCTGAGGAAGAACAGATTCTCCGGAAATGGTGGTCTGATCTGGATCGATCCCGGGGAGATCGTGCGATGCTGAGGCGATGCAGGGCTCCGGCAGAAGTCGTGATGGTGCCTGCGTATCATCGCCTTCGTCTGTCCCTTAAAGACAACTGGCATGTCAATGACCAGCAGCTGGCAGTTGTGGCAGGTGTCGTATCTCATCTGGATTCCGATGAGAACTCAGGGACGTGTGCAGAACAGATGGCCAGATCGAAAGAGAAGGGCGGGCCCTCAAAAGTAAGCGGTCTCCGGTTCCGCCGTCTGTTGAAAGTCAACACCCCGGATGAGGAGTATATGGCACTGGTGCGAATGGTCCATCTCATGGGAAGGACTGCAAATCTTAGGGATCTTGCCGGGAGTGCTTATCAGTGGAATGAGTATACGAAGAAAAACTGGGCGATTTCATACTATGAAAAAGCACCCGGTACCGAATCATAATCTGATGTAAGAGGTGAACAAAAAATGAAGAGATTTACACAAATTCATATGTTAGTATCGTATCCGCCGTCGAATCTGAATCGCGATGACCTGGGAAGGCCAAAGACCGCCCGTATGGGAGGAAAAGAACGGCTGCGCATCTCATCACAAAGTCTGAAACGGGCCTGGAGAACATCTGATATCTTTTATGAGTCGCTTGCAGGGAATATCGGCATCCGGACGAAAGAGATGGGCGAGCTTGCAATGCAGTCATTCACCAGCGGCGTCCCGTTTTCTGCATTGATTGAAGGGAAAGAAGCAGCATCGCAATTCACTCCGGTTAGTGAGAAAAAAGCACAGGAATGGAGTGAAAATATTGCAAAAGTCTTTGGCAAACCGCAATCCGGCGATAAATCATTGAAGATTGAACAGCTTGCCCATATCAGCCCGGAGGAGATTCGGGCCATTGAAGAACTGATTCAGTCATGTGCAGCAAATGGCACCGGGCCGACAGAGGATGAACTGGAACTTCTGCGATCGGAAAATTCTGCAGTTGATATTGCGATGTTTGGGCGTATGCTCGCTTCAAAACCAAAATATAACTGTGAGGCAGCAGTGCAGGTCGCTCATGCAATTACCGTCCATGACTGTGTGGTGGAGGATGACTACTTCACAGCGGTTGATGATTTGAACCGCGGCGACGAGTCTTCCGGTGCAGGACATGTTGGCCAGGCAGAGTTTGGTGCAGGGGTTTTCTA
This window harbors:
- the cas3 gene encoding CRISPR-associated helicase Cas3', which translates into the protein MNPPSAPLKTYYPFWGKTSRDEQSVDPYHLLVYHCLDAAAVAGVILDKNPYLRERFTSLFPSGNEQIQNYIQFSVALHDLGKFSGRFQSLSRDTFSLLNPGKTGKPYLPGIRHDAMGTALITETLWETVREEEWFPFDYNEADEFDWLDVWEAWFQPISGHHGSPTKPLSGQKITISSLFSPEETEAALDFSYDCYRLFLDDSVNPLTYSDELLSSVKRGSWLLAGLTILSDWIASGDMFAHHAAEMPIEEYWKAYALPQAEKAVRAAGILPQTPTSPLGVQNLFGYDTPSPVQHLTETMPLPEGPLLMIIEDQTGSGKTEAAITATHRLLARGDADGFFFALPTTATANSMYERMESAYRRLYTEDAHPWLILSHGSRKLSPGFRRIVHIGPEGEKTRNQNDIGNNEYPPAECSAWIADNRKKSLLATVGVGTVDQALMAALPFRHQSLRLLGLATHVLIVDEVHSYDSYMNKILESLLRFQAALGGSVILLSATLPTQMRNDLARAYCEGLGRKQTLPLQSMKYPLITLCSENGAQEVSPERETERNLNYQITPLSEIQDVHSIILEKARSGKCVCWVRNTVTDAVESYQHIREYVDSDHVILFHARFIAADRERIENEVLSRFGKPFNEEKRKGMVVIATQVIEQSLDLDFDCLISDLAPIDAVIQRAGRMHRHAEFHLNDGIPELFVLTPDPEQVTDDWYKRMFSIGAYVYPHHGQLWLTAKTLCEKTNISLPSDARMLIESVYSPEAQESIPESLRNGEVEALGKDFGDISIALNNALPVFSGYSWKMNWMDEIVTPTRLGEPVRSYILVLWDGSSVTPLAGNNSGDWEKSTISVSVRNIATVPECDGELAASIEHFRASLPQQAKWYEILPFIQDNAVLKAKVYDHRQNCIEVWYSHETGITFCK
- the casA gene encoding type I-E CRISPR-associated protein Cse1/CasA yields the protein MYQLLDSPWIPVLRADGTVESIPPFAVTDNHEDNPVISIQAVRPDFTGSLVQLLIGLAQTALAPDNDREWRDLYQNPPSPEELRNAFREYESAFALGPDVGRPLFLQEQNLDGSVLPISRLFLEMPGENAEKNNTDFFLKRGEFDKLCPACAAAALYTYQTHASFGGAGHRVGLRGGGPLSTIVRGDTLWQTIWLNVLPASEMGRFGDLSKKDPDAIFSWLEPWDESRAKQIVSPSMMHPCHMFWGMPRRIRLEFGEGGTCDLCGSESDTSVTGFVTKAKGMNYGFWHHTLTPINTDLKKQESSCQHVQPGGIPYRYWTIVMQPSSTKDYQKEPAPVVTHFLDKKLRFVSKKNGDKSFRVWSSGYDMDKAKARCYYEGTMPVFGVEDTIRPEFEQAAQTFVESASYASKVTISQIKAALYSNAGDAKGDFSVISSRFWQDTEPDFYDALASVEKILPEKGFDGLSEDGGPNHAWFTVLSTEVFSLFDEYALSLQIGESNPGRIARARRDLARMLYSKKGIRASLGLIEA
- the casB gene encoding type I-E CRISPR-associated protein Cse2/CasB, whose protein sequence is MSEKKNYLKFSKGSEEEQILRKWWSDLDRSRGDRAMLRRCRAPAEVVMVPAYHRLRLSLKDNWHVNDQQLAVVAGVVSHLDSDENSGTCAEQMARSKEKGGPSKVSGLRFRRLLKVNTPDEEYMALVRMVHLMGRTANLRDLAGSAYQWNEYTKKNWAISYYEKAPGTES
- the cas7e gene encoding type I-E CRISPR-associated protein Cas7/Cse4/CasC, with amino-acid sequence MKRFTQIHMLVSYPPSNLNRDDLGRPKTARMGGKERLRISSQSLKRAWRTSDIFYESLAGNIGIRTKEMGELAMQSFTSGVPFSALIEGKEAASQFTPVSEKKAQEWSENIAKVFGKPQSGDKSLKIEQLAHISPEEIRAIEELIQSCAANGTGPTEDELELLRSENSAVDIAMFGRMLASKPKYNCEAAVQVAHAITVHDCVVEDDYFTAVDDLNRGDESSGAGHVGQAEFGAGVFYQYICINNELLKENLGGDAALASRALKALVEAAAKVPPSGKQNSFASRAYASYILAETGNQQPRSLSAAFLNPVNRGDFLVSSIQSLKDSREKMDAVYGSCCDGFVEMNACTGEGSLDDVLSFVADHND